In a single window of the bacterium genome:
- a CDS encoding DNA methyltransferase, protein MKINNTQLTLENLETIPLTYGAIILNKEKFVNVLCEIDTLKDLNSMKAKINGLKNIVTYPKNDREGIVNIDANGDTISVRKDVLVSELDQILEARTSERANYYLKRLENGVQKIKTSKINDINLLRWKEYDEIITDSLWVLDKRDTSGAHLGWYWGNFIPQIPHQMLLRYTTKKNWVLDAFVGSGTTLIECRRLGRNGIGIELNQEVAEKAKELINLELNLNDVISEVIVGDSRTIDIKTILGKYKISQVQFLIMHPPYHDIIKFSKDGRDLSNAKNTEEFLKMLGEVIDNVTPYLQKGRYFALVIGDKYSKGEWIPLGFYCMQEVLKRGYLLKSIIVKNFEETRAKTNQQELWRLLCQLN, encoded by the coding sequence ATGAAAATAAATAACACTCAATTAACACTTGAAAATTTAGAAACCATACCTCTTACTTATGGTGCTATTATTCTAAACAAAGAAAAATTTGTCAATGTGTTATGTGAGATTGATACTTTAAAAGACTTAAACTCTATGAAAGCTAAAATAAATGGATTGAAAAATATTGTAACTTATCCAAAGAATGACAGGGAAGGTATTGTAAATATTGATGCTAACGGAGATACAATTTCTGTACGTAAAGATGTTTTAGTTTCTGAACTGGATCAAATTTTGGAGGCACGAACATCGGAAAGAGCAAATTACTATCTCAAAAGATTAGAAAATGGCGTCCAAAAGATTAAAACCAGCAAAATTAATGATATAAATCTTCTTCGCTGGAAGGAATATGATGAAATTATTACTGATAGCCTTTGGGTTTTAGATAAAAGAGATACTTCTGGTGCTCATCTTGGTTGGTATTGGGGAAATTTTATCCCCCAAATTCCACATCAAATGTTGCTAAGATATACCACAAAGAAAAATTGGGTTTTAGACGCATTTGTTGGAAGTGGAACAACATTGATTGAATGCAGAAGGCTGGGAAGAAATGGCATTGGAATAGAACTAAATCAAGAAGTAGCAGAAAAGGCAAAAGAATTAATCAACTTAGAACTGAACCTAAATGATGTAATTTCTGAAGTAATTGTTGGAGATAGTAGAACAATCGATATAAAAACCATTCTTGGCAAATATAAGATAAGTCAGGTGCAATTTCTCATTATGCATCCTCCTTATCACGATATAATTAAGTTTTCAAAAGATGGCAGGGACCTTTCAAATGCGAAAAATACAGAGGAATTTTTGAAGATGCTCGGAGAAGTAATTGATAATGTAACCCCATATTTACAAAAGGGACGATATTTTGCTCTTGTAATAGGTGATAAATATTCTAAAGGCGAGTGGATACCTTTGGGCTTTTATTGTATGCAGGAGGTTCTGAAAAGAGGATATTTATTAAAAAGCATTATTGTGAAGAATTTTGAAGAAACAAGAGCAAAGACAAACCAACAAGAATTGTGGAGATTACTATGCCAACTAAATTAA
- a CDS encoding GxxExxY protein yields MREQIIGATMALHRHLGPGLLESAYVQKR; encoded by the coding sequence ATTAGAGAGCAAATAATTGGAGCAACAATGGCACTTCATAGGCATTTAGGTCCTGGTTTATTAGAGTCAGCCTATGTCCAGAAAAGATAA